Within the Desulfobacterales bacterium genome, the region AAAGATCCGGACATAGCCGGGTACCGCGTCCGATCATTTGTTCAAATTTAACCAGCGACCGGATCGGCTTGGCAAAAACCAGGTTGACAATTTCAGGTACGTCGATACCGGTATCGAGCATATCCACCGAAATCGCTATCCGTGGATCGCTGTCCTTGGCGCTTTTAAAATCATCGATCAGTTGTTCTGCCCGGGTATCATAGGTATCGATTACCCGACAGAATTTACCGCCGTATTGGGGAAACAATTCGTTAAAAACATCGGCCATGAGCATCGCGTGGTTATGGTTGCGGGCAAAAATGATGGTTTTGCCGGGATACTGACCGGTTTCTTCCCTAATACCGTTTTCCATCAGATTTCGCAGAATCACACGGTTGGTATCGCGATTAAAAATCTGCTTGTCGATCTGATGGTTTTCATAGTCGAATTCCGCCGGATCTTCGCCGTCTTCTTCAAGCTGCTGTTTTTGCCGTTCGCTCAGGTCCTTGTATTTAATTCCCTTTCTCAGAAACTGGGTCGTGTGGGTGTAAACCTCGTAGGGAACCAGGTACGGCGGTCTATCATTAATCGCCTCATCCAGTGAATAATAAGCTGTTGGAGTTTTATCTTCACAATCGAACATCTTGAATGTGTTGCGGGAAATAAAATCAACCGGCGTGGCGGTAAGACCCACCTGAAGGGAATCGAAATAGCGAAACATATCCAAATAGCGGTTGTAAATGCTGCGGTGAGATTCGTCGGCAATAATCAAATCGAAAAACCCGACATCGAAGGTCTGAAAAATCTTATTCATGGCCGGATAAGTGGCCAGATAGATGCGCTTATCCCGGTCTTTGGCGGTGTTGGCCGAAACAACCGTCATCGGTTCGGTTAGAAACTCGTTATAGGCATTCTTGGCCTGCTTTCTCAGTTCCTTGCGGTCACATAAAAACAGTACCCTTTTGACCCAGCTGGCCCGGTTGAGCAAATCCGTCAGGGCAATGGCCACGCGGGTCTTGCCGGTGCCGGTAGCCTGAACCAGCAGAGCCTTGCGGCGGCCGCCGGAAAACTTTTCATTAACCCGTTTAATGGCTTCGATCTGATAAAACCGGTCGACGATTTCGGGTTTTGAAGCCACCTTGTCTAAAGCCAATCGATTTTTTCTTTTATAAATCAGGTATTGCAGACTGTCTTTGGAATAAAAGCCGAAAATTTTTCTCGGGGGAAAGCCCTGTGCATCATCCCAAATGTAAATATCAAATCCATTGGTATAGAAAATGACCGGGCGCTGCCCATGCATTTTTTCCAACCCGTCGGCATATAAGCGGGCCTGCTCTTGACCCAGTTCAGCACTTTTAGCGGTTTTCTTTGTCTCGATCACCGCCAGCGGCTTTCCATTATCGTCCCTGAGAACATAATCCGCATAGCCGGTGCCGGTTTTGGTAGGCTGGTAAAGGGCCTCCGCCTCCTGGGAAACTTCGGAGGTGTTTGCGCCCTTAGCCCCGACATCCCAACCCACCGCGGTCAGTTCGTAATCGATCAGACGATTTCGGGTTGCCGCTTCGTCAAACCCCAGCACATCGGCCGCCGCCTTGCCGATTGCCAGTATCACTTCAAGTTCTTCAACTTTTTTCTCGGCAACTTTGGTTTTTGCACGAATGTCTTCAAGTTCCGTTAGAAGCGCCTGCATTTCGATTTCTTTAACCGCAAGGGCCTCCATCGCCAACCGCTTTTCGGATTTGATTGTTTCATCCGGCATCCCTTCTTTAGCCGCTACAGGCGGCTGAAAATCAGGGCAACCCTCTTTTGTGCCCCCATTGATGATGAAAAGCCACCTCCCCAGATCAAAGGCGTCTTTCAGATACTCCTGTGCGGACTTGGCTGAAACCATCGTTCCATGCGCAGCTCGGTTTCCAGCTTTGCGGATCGTATGAATCACATTAATGACCACCGCTGGAACGGCTTTCTTGAATTCATCTGCTGCCAGCAAGTCAAATAGTGAGTCCGATAACGGCCTCGGCAGCCCTTTTTCATCGTAAATTCTCTGGGCCATGGACTCGACAAACAACCTCAGTTTGACCATAGCACTGGCGGGATCAGTCACCGCATACTGTTCCGCAAATCCCCCCAAGCTTGCCAGTTCCGGCCATCTTTTTCTGAGAAATTCAAAGTTTATCGATTTCATGATGATCGAATTCATACCTCCAGGATAGAGCAATCCCTGTGCCAAATCAATTTACGTGATACTTTTTCAGCCAATTTGAAAATGTCTGATAGTTGGAAAGGCCCAAAAGCTCGGCCGCCCGGGTTTTATTACCGTTAGCCTCGGCCAGCGCTCTTTTCAAATAATGCTGCGCCAGTTTTTCTATTAGATTCGGAAGGTTAATCCCTTCATTGAGCGGCCTGTCAAGCAGCTTGTCATTCACAGGATTTATGACCGGGAGCATGGCCTCGCTGATATCTTTAACATCAATTGCATGGCCAGCCGACCAGATGGCGGCCCGGGTCAGCGTATTTTGAAGCTCGCGTACATTTCCCGGCCAGGGGTGCTGGATCATAAGATTCTTTGCAGCAGCAGAAATTTTTTTATGTTGATAACCGGGCTGGCTGACGCTTTCCTGGTTAATCCGATCCAATATTTGATCGATGAGCAGACCGATGTCTCCTGACCGCTCTCTCAGAGGCGGCAGTTTCAAAACCGCAACGGCGACGCGGAAAAACAGGTCCGATCGGAATCTTTCTTTTGCAACTTCATTAATTAGATTTCGGTTGGTTGCAGCGACAATCCTGACATCCAGTTTAATCGCTTCGGTAGCCCCAACCCTTTGAATCTCTTTTTCCTGGAGCACCCGCAGTATTTTTACCTGGGCGGGCATGGGCAGCTCACCAATTTCATCAAGAAACAGGGTCCCCGTATGGGCGGCTTCGAAATAACCTTTCTTTTGTTTGTCGGCTCCGGTAAAAGCCCCTTTTTCATGACCGAATAGCTCGGATTCAATCAGCTCGGACGGGATAGACCCACAGTTAATGGCAATGAACGGTTTTCCTTTCCGGGGGCTGGCCGCATGAATCGCTCTGGCCAGAAGCTCTTTGCCGGTGCCGGATTCGCCTTCTATCAAAACGGGGACAGACCTCGGCGCGACGTGACGCGCCATGGTGATCACCCGGCGCATGCTTTGGCTGCGATGCAAAATGCTGTCAAACGCAGGAGCCTCCGGCGGCAGTCCGGCGGATAGTTTCTCAAGGCGCTCATCCGGTCCCCGGAGAAGATCCGGTATAAATTCGGCAGAAATATCAAAAGGAATAGAGGCTACCTTAACGCCGCCTTTAAGGGAAGATTCGATGAGTGTTGCGGGATAACGGGTTTTGGCAATGATGATCCAGACTGCGGCCATTGCCGGGGTGCCGGGGCTGAGATGATAGGTCAGCTCGACTTCATGATCATTATTTTGCAAAACTTCTTTGATAACCTGAACGGCTGATTCATAAATTTGACCGAAATGCGTAGGGCTGGACAGTCTGACTTTTTTGGCTTGAATTTGTGCCGGAGCTAATGGGGACAGCCACTTTATATACCCGGCACAATCCGAGTCCGGCACATCGGATATGAGGATGATTTCCTGGAATGACCGTTCGGTGACGGCCTGCGCGATAGGACCTAAACCAATATTTTTTTCTCCGCGTGAGGCTTTTAAATCGGTAAAACCAATCCAGGAAATTAATATTGATTTCATAGGTCTATCAAATACAAAAATTATTATATATATACAAGAAATTTTATCCTAAAATCAAAGAAAAGTTGTTTTTGAAAGTAAACTGGCCGGATTAAACAACCGTCAAGGATTTCTTGACGGTTCAGATAAAAGGTTTGTCTTGCCAAAGAGGATAGTTGTTTGTTGAACTATTCGAAAATTTCGGATAGTTGGAAACTATTTTCTATGATACCAGCCTGTTAGTATTTCTTTTCAAATTAATGCAAAGAAGAAAAACCTGCCCGATGGGGAGAAAGCGGACATGCACCCCGCAGGATACCCCGCATGTTACCATGGATGTCACCACGGATGTCACCATGGAAGTCGACGTGTCGCCAAAATCCGTCGGTATATGGACCGGGCATGGGAGTTTAAAGAGAGGGCTGAAGGTATTATGATAAAAAGTTAATGGCTTGTTGAGGCAACCTGTAAGGAATATTTAATAGTTGGGTAGTACCCGTATTCTCTGATAATTGCTTTTCAGAATGAAAAGCAATTCTTGATAAAACGGACGTTTCATGAAACATTACTGATCAAACAAAAACCTCTAAACATTCGAACATAAATACCATGAAGTTTCAAAATCCCTCCCGGCCTCCCTTTACAAAAGGGAGGAGAAATATCCCCTTTAATAAAACGGGTACGGAGGGTTTAAGAGGAGCATACCGGGCACTTCGCGCTGCACGCCGGGCAGAGCAAATGAAGACGGTCACAAAAACGGATGGTGAAGGTGCTGTCGCCGCAACCGTCGCAAACCAGCGGGTCCATCGATTTCGTGACCGGGTTGTAAATCAGGGACAACTGCTTTTGCTTCCTCCCGTAGGATGTCTCGTATAATACCTTTACAGCCGGGGTGCGGATCTGTATGCCGCCGCAGAGTTCAAGCTTGACCCGGATACTGTATTTTTTAAAAAGATCCGCTTTTTTTCTTTCCAGTTCGTCCGGAATCAGATTTATTTTGGCTTTGCGGTCTGACTTCAGTTGGTCTGAAATCCCCGGACGTTTAAGGCTTTCTTCCATCTCCTGCTTCAGGTCCTCGTAATATTCTTCCAGGTTGGCCACATCTCTCCGAAATCTTCTGTTCATGCTGTCCTGAAACGGTTCGATTTCTCTTTCAAGAACCTTGCCGGCCCGACGTTGAACCCATGTCAGGATCGCTTTGATCTTATCATTTTCTAAAAATGTCTGTGCGGAATCCGTCTCAAATATTCTTTCAACGGTGTCGAACATCCGGCCCATCTCCGCAACCGCTGCGCCGGTTTCAAGATTAAATGCCAGGGCGACAAGCCCTTCCTTTTGTTCATCGCTTTGGGCCAGGTACCGGCAGGTCAGCAGCAGATATGCGGTTCGCACCTCGGCGATGCTTTTGACCCGGCCCACACAATTGTAGAAAACAAACCGATCCTGGATCAGACGGTCAA harbors:
- a CDS encoding sigma 54-interacting transcriptional regulator translates to MKSILISWIGFTDLKASRGEKNIGLGPIAQAVTERSFQEIILISDVPDSDCAGYIKWLSPLAPAQIQAKKVRLSSPTHFGQIYESAVQVIKEVLQNNDHEVELTYHLSPGTPAMAAVWIIIAKTRYPATLIESSLKGGVKVASIPFDISAEFIPDLLRGPDERLEKLSAGLPPEAPAFDSILHRSQSMRRVITMARHVAPRSVPVLIEGESGTGKELLARAIHAASPRKGKPFIAINCGSIPSELIESELFGHEKGAFTGADKQKKGYFEAAHTGTLFLDEIGELPMPAQVKILRVLQEKEIQRVGATEAIKLDVRIVAATNRNLINEVAKERFRSDLFFRVAVAVLKLPPLRERSGDIGLLIDQILDRINQESVSQPGYQHKKISAAAKNLMIQHPWPGNVRELQNTLTRAAIWSAGHAIDVKDISEAMLPVINPVNDKLLDRPLNEGINLPNLIEKLAQHYLKRALAEANGNKTRAAELLGLSNYQTFSNWLKKYHVN
- a CDS encoding DEAD/DEAH box helicase family protein, with translation MNSIIMKSINFEFLRKRWPELASLGGFAEQYAVTDPASAMVKLRLFVESMAQRIYDEKGLPRPLSDSLFDLLAADEFKKAVPAVVINVIHTIRKAGNRAAHGTMVSAKSAQEYLKDAFDLGRWLFIINGGTKEGCPDFQPPVAAKEGMPDETIKSEKRLAMEALAVKEIEMQALLTELEDIRAKTKVAEKKVEELEVILAIGKAAADVLGFDEAATRNRLIDYELTAVGWDVGAKGANTSEVSQEAEALYQPTKTGTGYADYVLRDDNGKPLAVIETKKTAKSAELGQEQARLYADGLEKMHGQRPVIFYTNGFDIYIWDDAQGFPPRKIFGFYSKDSLQYLIYKRKNRLALDKVASKPEIVDRFYQIEAIKRVNEKFSGGRRKALLVQATGTGKTRVAIALTDLLNRASWVKRVLFLCDRKELRKQAKNAYNEFLTEPMTVVSANTAKDRDKRIYLATYPAMNKIFQTFDVGFFDLIIADESHRSIYNRYLDMFRYFDSLQVGLTATPVDFISRNTFKMFDCEDKTPTAYYSLDEAINDRPPYLVPYEVYTHTTQFLRKGIKYKDLSERQKQQLEEDGEDPAEFDYENHQIDKQIFNRDTNRVILRNLMENGIREETGQYPGKTIIFARNHNHAMLMADVFNELFPQYGGKFCRVIDTYDTRAEQLIDDFKSAKDSDPRIAISVDMLDTGIDVPEIVNLVFAKPIRSLVKFEQMIGRGTRLCPDLFGPGKDKTHFRIFDHWGNFEFFDKHYKKAEPSTKKSLMQQLFEERLNLARTALNQSEPYAFDLVIPLIREDLERLSEDTISVREKWREKRSVSKPETLRRFDPATEQTLRTQMAPLMQWADIRGQVDAYRFDLLVAEFQVELLKKSGRVDDFKAQMLDQISRLQMHLNPVREKAEAIKRVKSAEFWVSLTVEALETIRKELRGIMKYAAKTTYDPVQPKFIDIHDGQEQFQRLPARLKITDMPGYRKQVQAVLLKIFDENSTLQKIKAGEPVSEADLKTLTSLVLTRNPDVDQALLREFFEETAGPLDFAIRSIIGMDAEVVNTRFADFTVAHPQLTANQVSFLNLLKNHISRYGAIEIEDLYEPPFTTLHSEGLDGVFTDERMVEELLGVVESFKPKITKMKDRGYDIV